CCTGAGGCAGGACGTCACCCAGGAACCGCTTCAGCTCGCAGAGGAAGGAGGTCTGTGAAGAGGCCGGGGATGAACCTGAAGTGTGTGTATAACTGGGAAAGagagtaaaaaaatgtttatgagCATCACTCAAACAATAAGTCTGCTAACATTTCAATAGggaacaagaaaaacaaaacaaccttGTATCAGTTCCTCTTTCCCCAGAGAAAAGCAGAAGTGGAGTCATGCTGATGTTACTTCCTGATTTTCCACCAATAAGGATGTCTTTTAGGCTTTGGTCTGCAAAGAGAGGAAATGTGAGGAGAGTGCACATGAAACAAGAAAGTATAttccataaccctaacccttactcATATCATGTCTTACTCATATCAGGGTTTTTTGTCTCGACAGAAATCCTCCAGTTCTGGTGAATGTTGGCCTCTGATGCTTTTCCTGTCAGCATTATGTACTGCGTTTCTCCTGAAATGCACACAgactagaaaaaaaacaaaaacagggaaGCAACTGTAATATCTGTGACGACATCATGTAACAGATTTAGGAACTTCAGGGCAGTTTCCTTTGCCGAGGCCTTTCTTTACCTGTGTGTTGGGATGCAGCCACTGACTATTGAAAGTGACATCCAGGTTTCCTCCGGTCACAGTGAGGGGACTTTCATACGCCAAGAGCAGCACAGGGTTCAGCTTGATCAAAGGAGACTGtgggaggtcaaaggtcaacgtGAGCATTCCTCTCTTATCTTCCTCTGCCAAGAGCACTGATGGAGAAAACAAGACATGTcgtgagataaaaaaaacaacattcaaacaaaaatgtaatgcaaTCAGAGAGCACTGATACCTCCAGTTGGATGCAAAACCTCCAATCTATTTATCTGGTTTCTGCTTGTTTCCTTAGCAAGCTGTAATAAGACTGAGTCTGATAAGCTATCAGATCCTGTGCAGATTCCAAACTGAGTCAAAGTGCGGTTTGTGAGTTCACCGTCGCTCCCAACACCTTCACACAACACTGCGAATATGTCATCCACAAAGCATGGTGCATTGTGAAAGACATGATGAAAGACTGTGGAAGCTGATGAGGTCTCTGTTGGTGGGAAGGTGTGCtctgcatttaaaaaagaaaaagaaaagaaatactgtacattaaacACTGAAAAACAGATTAAAGCTAGAAACAGAAACCAAAtgcaaacaataaaaaaaagcactGACCTGTCAGTGGGGGGTGGTGGTCTGGGATCAGCTGCTGTCCATGGGAGACATGCAGGGCCACACACAGCCTGGTGCAGCAGAGCATCAACGCTCCACA
This sequence is a window from Sander lucioperca isolate FBNREF2018 chromosome 11, SLUC_FBN_1.2, whole genome shotgun sequence. Protein-coding genes within it:
- the amh gene encoding muellerian-inhibiting factor isoform X2, producing the protein MLFLNVFYCGALMLCCTRLCVAHHPPLTEHTFPPTETSSASTVFHHVFHNAPCFVDDIFAVLCEGVGSDGELTNRTLTQFGICTGSDSLSDSVLLQLAKETSRNQINRLEVLHPTGVLLAEEDKRGMLTLTFDLPQSPLIKLNPVLLLAYESPLTVTGGNLDVTFNSQWLHPNTQSVCISGETQYIMLTGKASEANIHQNWRISVETKNPDMNQSLKDILIGGKSGSNISMTPLLLFSGERGTDTSYTHTSGSSPASSQTSFLCELKRFLGDVLPQELPESPPLQLNSLQSLPPLTLGLSSSDTLLAGLINSSSQTIFSFNSWGSMFQVHRGELALSPALLEELRQRLEQSVIKMMELIREEEVGHRAMARLGRLKELSAFPKEEPAAGESQYRAFLLLKALQTVARAYELQRGLRATRAGSNNPEGGNICGLRSLTVSLIKILTGPNTANINNCHGFCAFPLSNPNNHAILLNSHIGSGNVDERAPCCVPVAYEDLEVVNFDNHGTSITIQPNMVAKECGCR
- the amh gene encoding muellerian-inhibiting factor isoform X1, encoding MLFLNVFYCGALMLCCTRLCVALHVSHGQQLIPDHHPPLTEHTFPPTETSSASTVFHHVFHNAPCFVDDIFAVLCEGVGSDGELTNRTLTQFGICTGSDSLSDSVLLQLAKETSRNQINRLEVLHPTGVLLAEEDKRGMLTLTFDLPQSPLIKLNPVLLLAYESPLTVTGGNLDVTFNSQWLHPNTQSVCISGETQYIMLTGKASEANIHQNWRISVETKNPDMNQSLKDILIGGKSGSNISMTPLLLFSGERGTDTSYTHTSGSSPASSQTSFLCELKRFLGDVLPQELPESPPLQLNSLQSLPPLTLGLSSSDTLLAGLINSSSQTIFSFNSWGSMFQVHRGELALSPALLEELRQRLEQSVIKMMELIREEEVGHRAMARLGRLKELSAFPKEEPAAGESQYRAFLLLKALQTVARAYELQRGLRATRAGSNNPEGGNICGLRSLTVSLIKILTGPNTANINNCHGFCAFPLSNPNNHAILLNSHIGSGNVDERAPCCVPVAYEDLEVVNFDNHGTSITIQPNMVAKECGCR